The following proteins are co-located in the Flavobacterium sp. CECT 9288 genome:
- a CDS encoding AsmA-like C-terminal region-containing protein has protein sequence MVKKILKIIGILVLLLVVTLFAAPFLFKDQIKAKISEAINANVDAKVTFAEADLSLFKNFPNANVTLGKFVIINKAPFEGDTLVSLGELDLKMSIKELFKDKKEAIAIDGIYSKDGLINIIFNKNGIGNFDIALKDQKTKEEGPSSPLLLKIKDYKIENFQFRYFDESSKIKMVIDSLNHEGTGDFAAQKLDLDTKTTAKVSLNLDKVNYMNKVALTLDAVLGIDLAQSKYTFKENKALINQLPLEFDGFIQITPKGQQYDLKFKTPTSSFKNFLGIIPEAYAASLDNVKTTGDFTIVGFAKGLYSETTVPKFNIAIASNNASFQYPNLPKSVDKIIIDTKIINETGILNDTYVNLDQLSFQIDQDVFNAKANIRNVTQNALVDAALKGTINLANLSKAYPIKLDKPLSGILKADVTTKFDMQSVEKSDYEKIKNAGNMSLSGFKYADENGKTMNISTAVVQFNPSQVNLKQLNATTGKSDISVSGILENFYGFIFRNQELKGNFNMTSKQLAVDDFMTTGEPAKTEAGTAKKADAMKIPAFLNCTLTAKATTVLYDNLTLRDVSGKLTVRDQKVSLQNVKTSIFGGTIGVNGAVSTKGKTPVFNMDLKLNQVDIAQSFTQLDMLKKIAPIAGIINGKLNSSIKLNGNLDATEFTPDLKTLTGDLLGQLLSSTVNANNSTLLKAIGSNIKFVDVNKINLNDIKAAITFKDGKVNVKPFDIKYKDIKATVGGTHGFDQSMNYTLKFDVPAKYLGSEANALLAKLTPADAAKLENLPINASLVGNFTNPRITTDVKTAVTKLTTQLVNQQKDRLVKKGTSAITDYINKNKKPGDTTKTAKPSTPAAKEEVKAKAADLLNGLFKKKKKAVDTTKVN, from the coding sequence ATGGTAAAGAAAATTTTAAAAATCATCGGAATCCTAGTATTACTTTTGGTAGTAACGCTATTTGCAGCACCGTTTTTATTCAAAGACCAGATAAAAGCAAAAATATCTGAGGCTATAAACGCCAATGTAGATGCCAAAGTAACCTTTGCAGAAGCAGATTTAAGTCTTTTTAAAAATTTTCCAAATGCAAATGTAACCTTAGGAAAATTTGTCATAATCAATAAAGCTCCGTTTGAAGGTGACACTCTTGTTTCATTGGGAGAATTAGACTTAAAAATGTCTATCAAAGAACTTTTTAAGGATAAAAAAGAAGCCATTGCTATTGATGGTATTTACTCTAAAGATGGTTTAATTAATATCATTTTCAATAAAAATGGAATTGGCAACTTTGATATTGCTCTTAAAGATCAAAAAACAAAAGAAGAAGGTCCAAGTAGTCCATTACTACTAAAAATCAAAGATTATAAAATTGAGAACTTTCAATTTCGCTATTTTGATGAAAGTTCTAAAATTAAAATGGTCATTGATAGTCTTAACCATGAAGGGACAGGAGATTTTGCCGCACAAAAATTAGACTTAGACACTAAAACTACAGCCAAAGTTTCTCTCAATCTGGACAAGGTCAACTATATGAATAAAGTAGCCTTGACACTAGATGCCGTTTTAGGAATTGATTTGGCGCAAAGCAAATATACGTTTAAAGAAAACAAAGCCTTAATCAACCAATTGCCGTTAGAATTTGATGGTTTTATACAAATAACGCCAAAAGGACAACAATATGACTTAAAGTTTAAAACACCTACCTCCTCATTCAAAAACTTCTTAGGGATTATCCCTGAAGCCTACGCCGCTAGTTTAGACAATGTAAAAACTACTGGAGATTTCACCATAGTTGGTTTTGCAAAAGGGTTGTACTCTGAGACTACTGTTCCAAAGTTTAACATAGCCATTGCCTCAAACAATGCTTCGTTTCAATATCCGAACTTGCCTAAATCAGTTGATAAAATTATAATTGACACCAAAATTATCAACGAAACAGGAATTCTTAATGACACTTATGTAAACCTAGACCAACTGTCATTTCAAATTGACCAGGATGTATTTAATGCCAAAGCCAATATTAGAAACGTGACCCAAAACGCACTAGTTGATGCCGCATTAAAAGGAACTATTAATTTAGCTAATCTTTCTAAAGCCTATCCTATCAAACTTGACAAACCTTTATCAGGTATTTTAAAAGCTGATGTTACTACAAAATTTGACATGCAATCTGTTGAGAAAAGCGACTATGAAAAAATAAAGAATGCCGGTAACATGAGTTTATCTGGTTTTAAATACGCTGACGAAAACGGAAAAACAATGAACATAAGCACGGCAGTGGTTCAGTTCAATCCTAGCCAAGTGAATTTAAAACAATTGAATGCTACAACAGGAAAAAGCGATATTAGTGTAAGTGGAATTTTAGAGAATTTTTATGGATTTATTTTTAGAAATCAAGAACTAAAAGGAAATTTTAACATGACCTCTAAACAATTAGCTGTTGATGATTTTATGACGACAGGCGAACCTGCAAAAACCGAAGCTGGTACAGCTAAAAAAGCTGATGCCATGAAGATTCCTGCGTTCTTAAACTGTACGCTTACTGCAAAAGCTACTACGGTTTTATATGACAACCTTACACTAAGAGATGTATCTGGAAAATTGACCGTAAGAGACCAAAAAGTCAGTTTACAAAACGTAAAAACATCTATTTTTGGAGGAACAATTGGCGTAAACGGAGCTGTTTCTACTAAAGGAAAGACTCCCGTTTTTAACATGGATTTGAAATTAAATCAAGTTGATATTGCACAATCATTTACGCAGCTAGATATGCTGAAAAAAATTGCGCCTATTGCCGGTATCATCAACGGGAAGCTGAACTCTAGCATTAAACTGAACGGAAATCTAGATGCAACTGAATTTACACCCGATTTAAAAACACTAACAGGAGATTTATTGGGCCAATTGTTGTCATCAACTGTAAATGCAAATAATTCTACTTTGTTGAAAGCAATTGGGTCTAACATTAAATTTGTTGATGTAAACAAAATTAATTTAAATGACATTAAAGCAGCCATAACCTTCAAGGATGGTAAGGTAAATGTAAAGCCATTTGATATTAAATACAAAGACATCAAAGCTACTGTGGGCGGAACGCATGGTTTTGACCAAAGCATGAATTACACCTTAAAATTTGATGTGCCCGCCAAATATTTAGGCTCGGAGGCCAATGCGTTACTAGCCAAACTAACACCTGCTGATGCTGCCAAACTAGAGAATTTACCTATCAATGCGTCCTTAGTTGGTAATTTTACAAATCCGAGAATTACAACTGATGTAAAGACAGCAGTTACTAAGCTTACAACGCAACTGGTAAACCAACAAAAAGACCGATTGGTTAAAAAAGGAACCTCGGCAATTACAGATTATATCAACAAGAATAAAAAACCAGGTGATACTACAAAAACAGCTAAGCCAAGTACACCTGCGGCAAAAGAAGAAGTAAAAGCAAAAGCAGCTGATTTGCTCAACGGTTTGTTTAAAAAGAAAAAGAAAGCTGTAGATACTACTAAAGTAAATTAA
- the sppA gene encoding signal peptide peptidase SppA produces MKFLGNVLATIIGIFVFFMLFFFGIVLLGAIFGGESEAVVVEKNSVIELDLGNIQNDYAGKYKDPWVTVFSENKTIGLIDILNAIEEAKTDDDIKGISILNSNSGLGMAQSKSLRDALESFKKSGKFVMAYANVYSQKEYYINSVASPIYINPVGEMDFKGLSSEIMFFKDFQEKSGLKMEVIRHGKYKSAVEPFLENQMSEANREQTTALLTSVWNSVVNDISKSRNIPVAKLNEIANGLQARTPEMAKAQKLVDIIAYEDVYHDAIKKILKVDKDEEYNTISVVDYAQKVATTSLSKDSSNEIAVIYAQGEIMGGEGDVTVIGEGSIRRSLEEARNNKDVKAIVLRIDSPGGSALTSDLIWREIELTKKVKPIVVSMGNYAASGGYYIACNANTIFAEENTITGSIGVFGVLPNFTPLATKMGIYTEQVKTHTNAADYSPFVPLDENFKAVTLEGVEHIYKTFVTHVATGRKMTFAQVDAIAQGRVWTGSEALKIGLVDNIGGLDDAIANAAKLAKIESYSTQNYPEYEKNFEELFAGFPFASSKATFIKEEIGEENYRVMQEIKKLQNRKGIQAILPYEINIR; encoded by the coding sequence ATGAAATTTTTAGGAAATGTATTAGCTACCATCATTGGTATTTTTGTGTTTTTCATGTTGTTTTTCTTTGGCATTGTTCTACTTGGAGCCATTTTTGGTGGAGAATCTGAAGCAGTTGTAGTTGAAAAAAATTCTGTTATCGAGTTGGATTTAGGAAATATACAAAATGATTATGCAGGGAAATACAAGGATCCTTGGGTTACCGTTTTCTCAGAAAACAAAACCATAGGCTTGATTGACATACTAAATGCTATCGAGGAAGCAAAAACAGATGATGATATTAAAGGAATATCTATTTTGAATAGCAATTCTGGATTAGGGATGGCCCAAAGCAAATCCTTGCGTGATGCGCTAGAAAGTTTTAAAAAATCAGGCAAATTTGTCATGGCTTACGCCAATGTGTATTCGCAAAAAGAGTACTACATCAACTCTGTTGCGAGTCCTATTTATATCAATCCTGTTGGAGAAATGGACTTTAAAGGTCTTTCCTCCGAAATTATGTTTTTCAAAGATTTCCAAGAAAAATCAGGACTAAAAATGGAAGTGATCCGCCACGGAAAGTACAAAAGTGCCGTAGAACCTTTCTTAGAGAACCAAATGAGCGAGGCCAATAGAGAGCAAACTACAGCTTTGTTAACCTCTGTTTGGAATTCTGTTGTAAATGACATTTCAAAAAGTAGAAATATCCCAGTGGCAAAACTAAATGAAATTGCCAATGGCCTGCAAGCTAGAACACCAGAAATGGCAAAAGCACAAAAACTGGTAGATATTATTGCCTACGAAGATGTATACCATGATGCCATTAAGAAGATTTTGAAAGTAGACAAAGACGAAGAATACAACACTATATCTGTTGTTGATTATGCACAAAAAGTAGCTACAACCTCCCTATCAAAAGATAGCTCAAATGAAATTGCAGTTATTTATGCTCAGGGAGAAATTATGGGTGGTGAAGGAGATGTAACAGTAATAGGTGAAGGATCTATCCGTCGCTCATTGGAAGAAGCCAGAAATAATAAAGACGTCAAAGCAATTGTTTTACGAATAGACAGTCCAGGCGGAAGCGCACTGACATCTGACTTGATTTGGAGAGAAATAGAATTGACCAAAAAAGTAAAACCTATTGTTGTTTCCATGGGGAATTATGCAGCATCAGGAGGTTATTATATTGCTTGTAACGCCAATACTATTTTTGCGGAAGAAAATACCATTACGGGATCAATAGGAGTTTTTGGAGTTTTGCCAAATTTTACTCCACTGGCAACAAAGATGGGAATTTATACCGAGCAAGTTAAAACGCATACTAATGCTGCTGATTATAGCCCATTTGTACCATTAGACGAAAACTTTAAAGCTGTTACTCTTGAAGGGGTAGAACACATCTACAAAACATTTGTAACGCATGTAGCTACAGGAAGAAAAATGACCTTTGCTCAAGTAGACGCCATTGCTCAAGGAAGAGTATGGACAGGATCTGAGGCACTAAAAATAGGACTTGTAGACAATATAGGTGGTCTTGATGATGCTATTGCAAATGCTGCTAAGCTGGCTAAAATAGAGTCATACAGCACTCAAAATTATCCTGAATACGAAAAAAACTTTGAAGAATTATTTGCTGGATTCCCATTTGCTAGTTCAAAGGCAACATTTATCAAAGAAGAAATTGGAGAAGAAAATTACCGTGTGATGCAGGAGATAAAAAAGCTTCAAAACCGCAAAGGTATACAAGCTATATTGCCTTATGAAATCAACATTAGGTAA
- a CDS encoding DUF2797 domain-containing protein, whose product MTYEGVLAKMQTELGNPIQYYLVFEDSFLNVNQLLNKELEINFVGYQCLNCGKKKKIFRQGFCYDCFYSSPAVGDWIMKPELSTAHLGIQDRDLAYEQKVQLQPHIVYLALSSEVKVGVTRKTQVPTRWIDQGANQAISIVEVPNRYLAGITEVALKNHYADKTNWRKMLTNNVEQIDLVAERLKVENLIPNEVQEYFHAQKNDLYEMHYPVLDYPTKVNSLSLDKTPQFKGKLTGVKGQYLLFENGTVFNIRGSEGYVVSLAV is encoded by the coding sequence ATGACTTACGAAGGTGTACTTGCAAAAATGCAAACCGAATTGGGTAATCCCATTCAATATTACTTGGTTTTTGAAGATAGTTTTTTGAACGTGAATCAGTTACTGAATAAAGAGCTAGAGATCAATTTTGTAGGCTATCAATGTTTAAATTGTGGCAAAAAGAAAAAAATATTCCGTCAAGGTTTTTGTTACGATTGTTTTTATTCTAGCCCAGCCGTGGGCGATTGGATTATGAAACCCGAGTTAAGTACCGCGCATCTTGGGATTCAAGACCGGGATTTAGCCTATGAACAAAAAGTGCAATTGCAACCTCATATTGTTTACCTAGCCTTATCCAGCGAAGTAAAAGTAGGTGTGACTCGCAAAACGCAAGTCCCAACCCGATGGATAGATCAAGGTGCTAACCAGGCTATTTCAATTGTAGAAGTGCCTAATAGATATCTAGCTGGAATTACCGAAGTAGCACTCAAAAACCATTATGCTGATAAAACCAATTGGCGAAAAATGTTAACCAATAATGTAGAGCAAATTGACTTAGTTGCAGAACGTTTAAAAGTTGAAAATCTAATTCCAAATGAGGTTCAGGAATATTTTCATGCTCAAAAAAATGATTTGTATGAAATGCACTACCCCGTTTTAGACTATCCCACTAAAGTAAACAGTTTAAGCTTGGACAAAACACCTCAATTTAAAGGCAAACTTACCGGTGTAAAAGGGCAATATTTACTTTTTGAAAACGGAACTGTCTTTAACATCCGTGGTTCAGAGGGGTATGTAGTATCTCTTGCAGTATAA